The window CATTGAGGAGAGATTGGATCAATTTTCCCCTTCAGTGGAATCATCTTTCTGGCCGCTGGTGTTAACACCGGCGGTGGCAGATTTGTCCTTCCGGCCGCTTTTGGTGATAGCTAATAGTGCTGTCGGATTTTATGATCGGTTCAACCTTCAGAATATATGGCCGATGTGTTTTCGGCACCCTTTACTCCCTACAGTGGTTGAGCATTTTGCGCCTCTTTTGCGGTCTCCACAATTGTGGAGTCTTCTGTTGGTGGAAATTGCGATTCTCGTGGCCGGATTTGGTGAAGTTCGATGGCGATGGAGTTTTATGAAGCTATGGGCTTCGCCGGATGCAAGAAAGATGAAGGATAGAGACCTAGTGGCATGCTTCAatgtattttattttatgttgagGTTTCAGTTGTAAAAAGAGTTCTATTTTAATGAAATCTGATCCCTTTCTCGAAAAAAAACTAGGGTTTTGCAAGAGGTCGAAACAGAATTAATTAATGCCGCGTGAAAAAAAAGAGTTGCTGGGACATGTAAATCTGTGCgacatagtttttttttgaaacgaaatcTGTGGCACATTTTCCATGCTAGAACTGGCCATGGTCTAACGGACCAAGCCCACTCTTTGTTATGCGTTTGGTGACCAGAGAATTGGCTGGGTCTTTGGTCTAACAAACAAAACTTGAGtgtataaaaaaaatcaaagagcaaTTTGACTAAAACCCTCAGATCATGGAACTGTATTTGGTATGAGATGGCATAAGAAACAGGTGTTAGGTACAAAGATGTGTTTGATTATAGCAGATGTGTACAATCTTCATCTATTTTTGTATCTACTAGGAGAACATGATGATCCATCTATTTACATGAAGGATTTGTCCTTTGTATATATACTTTGACTTCTTCAGCATGGTTGCATAGATCTCTAGGATGATAGTAacattattttccttttctttccaaTCAATGATTTGCAAGATAGTATTTTTTATGGTTATCCACTCAATAAATATGCAATTCACATCTGAATTCGGGTGTCTGATATGAAAGTTTACCTTGTATATCTTAAATTGATGGGCCcaccatatatatgtatatgacaATACGAGTCTATGGCAAATATTGCATGATTTTGGTGTGGCAATGTCACTGTAGTGCTTGTTTTTTATGCCGCATTTATACTTGTTAGGGGTAAATGATTATTGCATCAACCATTCTATACACATACTACCTATACACATACTACCAAACTAGTGGACACAATTAATTCGTGATTAGGCTTGTCCATTCATGTTCTCTCATATTATTAATCATGTACAGCTGTGCGTATAAGGAGAGAGTTCCTTCCCTTCCATGCCACCAATAGTTTGGGTCACTCGTCTTTTAAAGACTGTCTCAATGCATAGTTTCATTGCACAGTTACCAAGAGCAAAAACTTAGTAACCGAACCGGATGAATTTCATGAGTGTGAAACTcctctcacatcccatgaaactctctCTTCTATCTCCTTTTATAAATATCCTGCCGCATCAGCAAATTTTAATGCCCATGAAACTCTCATGAAACTCCACTAAGACTGACAAGCAATTAATAGCAATTTGGTTTGACTCTACTCCCAAGTTGGATATGTTTAGGATGAAAACGGTTTGCAACTTATCATGGCTTAAATATGCACATCTTGGGGTTTCATTTTCAGTAACATCTACTAAATATGCACATCTTGGGGTTTCATTTTCAATAACATCTATGAATATATATGCAGTGTGGTTTGGTCCATCATAGATTTGCAATTCCATATTGTGTGTTATAACGCCATTATAAATTTGCAGATATTCAGTGAGATGAATTAGTTCTAAAAACAATGAAACCATGGGTTCAAGCTTTGTTCTATGCATTCAAAAAAGTTGGTCGTTTTAGTTTTATCCTTATTTAAACTTATCTAACATTGATCCGATTTATAGAAAAATACACGAACGTTGTCAAACTTTGAAacaatttatagaaaaaaaatacaccAACATCTTTATATATAACATCAATTAGTTATTAATCCATcgtaaaaatatttatttgatattatgaATAATGTTAATATATTTTCTATAACTTGATCAAAGTTAAAGATATTTGGTTAAAACTAAAACTAAAATAAATGAACAACATTTTGGAATGGATGGTGCATTGACCAATAAATTTGTCACCATTAAATGACATAAAACCCCTATACAATGCATATGAACATCTCCGGATTGTAGATCATGATTTGATCAACCaattctatatatacccaaaaCAAATAAGTGGATAGGGTTCATAATTAGGATGGTCTAATCATGACCTCTTCTCATATAGTATACTGTATTAATCATGTCCTCATCTCATAAGTACATGGCAAACTATATGTCTACAACCGCAAAGTAACCCTTAAATTTTCAcatctttttttagaaaaataaatattcaTATCTTGTTATATGTTTGCTTTTAGATGCTATGATGGATTGCTCAAGCATAGTAGATTGTGCTGAGTAACTTCAGTTCGCGTTTTTATACTACCATCTAGGATGATTTAGTGGGTAATTTTACAAATATTCAGAGACATGTGTCAAGTGATGAATTATTATAACACCGATAGGCTAAAACTTTGCTCTATGTTGTTGTAAATAAGTAAATAACCAATGAATTTTGTCATCGTTTACATCTACAAAACACGATCTATACACAGTAGATATGAACACTGTTTACTAATACAGCTAGATCTTGTCAGAGTAATCTAAAACAGTTTCCCTGCGAAGTCCTTGATGTCCTCGTCCTTGAACGACGGCGACGCCATCTCCCTGAACTGCCTGAGGTCCGACGTGCTCCGGCCGAGCAGCAGCGCCACCTTGGTCTCGAACACCTCGCCGTTCTCCCTCCGGTCGACGTCGGCCTCGTCCAGGCACGCCTCTATGTCCTCCTGGACCTTGCGGTAGAACCCGGCGACGTTGCGGCACAGCTCGAACAGCATGCCCAACTGGACGCCGTGCTCCACCGtgttcaccgccgccgccagcgcgccGCAGAGGACGGCCGCGCCGGAGCCCCAGGAgccggcctcgccggcgccggcgaaggccgcggcgacggcggccgtccCAGCGAGCGCTGGCCCAGCCACGGCGAGGCCACGGTTCAGGGTGAGCACCAGCTTGCCGGCCGTCACGTACTCGTGCTCGTCCTTGGCACGGAGCACCCGCACGATGCCGCGCATCTCGTCCTCCAGGTCTTGCGTCCAGCCGttgccggcggtggcgctccgCCGGGCGCCGTTGATGGCCTTGGGCTGAGCCGCCGGCTTGATCTTCACCTGCCGTTTCGGCCACCACCGCGCCGGCTCGAGCGTCTTGGGGAACTTCTCCAGCATGCCagggagcagcggcagcgggtACGCCGCGTCGAGCGCGAGCACCCGATCCATGGCCTCCTGCACGTCGGCGTCGGtgacgaccgccgccgccgccgcccggtacCGGACGTCGCGCTCCAGCTGCCTCCAGAGGCGCGTGGCGTTGCGCTGCTCCTCGGCGAGCTGCGACGGCTGGATCTTgttggcggcggccatggtgaccGCCGCGGCGGCAAAGAGCGCCCCCGCCGAGGCCCTGAGCGCGACCGcgctcggcgcggcgggcgcgagcgcggccatggcggaggccgcgagcgTGAGGGAGTTGGTGGAGTGGAGCAGCAGGTGGTTCCAGTTGTCCCGCTGGCGCCCGATGATGTCGTGCATCTCGGCgcggtccgccgccgcgtccgccaccGCGCGGAGCTTCCCGGCCGCCCTGTCCTCCTgcgggacgacggcggcggcggcgccagcctGCGCGCGCCCGTTCACGGCGTGGCCATCAGCGACGACCGCGTCCTGGGCGAGCCTCAGGTCGTCGATGCTGACCGCCAGctgccggacgccgccgcgcacgctcgCCCGGGCGCGCAGCCGGTCACCCCCGCGGCGCGGGGCCGGGAGCAGCGCGGCGCCGCCTAGCGACTGGAGACGAAGCCCCTCCATGGCGATCGAGCGCAGGCGTGTGTCCCCGACGAGCTCGCGCACACTTGTCGCTTCCTATTGCAGTTGCAGTGCCTGACGATTCAGCCGCGCTGTCTGTTCTTGGACCTTGGCTGCTGGTAGGCGGGTAGCTGAAGGAGTGAGATGTGTGCGCATATATAGGCGtcggggggggagagagagagagaggggtctCGGGCACGGTCAGGCTGATGGGCTGGGTCTCCGGTTCCGGTCCGTGCGTGGTTCAGATCATCGAATGAAAACGGTTTGAGCGAGCGAGGCTGGCGTCGTGTTGAACGGCTCCAACCGCCGGGCCGGGTGGGTGAAGCAGTCAAGGCCATTGAATCAACCGATGTTGACGAGACCCAaccctgctctctctctctctctctctctctctctctctctctctctctctctctctctctcccccactGTTTCATGACTATGAAAAGTAAAACCAAGCAAGTGTTCTTTCTAGAGCCACAACCACAGTGCAAGGCCGGTAGAAAGTAGGGTCGATCTGTTACCGTTACCACTACCGCACTGTTTCATTACCGGGAGTCCCACTGAATTCTGAGCTGAGCTGTGCTAGTCTATCTGCCATGTGCGCGCAGGCGAGCTCGATCATCATACTCATATCTGCGTGGGTGACAACAGCTCGATCCGATCCCACAGGTTTAATTTGAAGCAGCAGCTTCGATTGGCGACGAGGGTTCCACTTTACAAAAGGGTTTCCCTTCCGGTTGCAGCGCAGATCTCCACAATGGATGAAGACCTCTTCTCGGATTCCATGCATGAGGTGACGAGGGTATAGCTAGAAAAGTACTCTCCATTCCCATATCAattgattttgcaaataaatagcATTGCTCTCTCAACTCTCAATGTCTACTACAATCAACTACAAATCACAACACATCCCAAGAAAATAAAATTCGAGTTGCTTGGATGACCTCTTCCATGGCCGTGAGTCAAACAACGTACGTTTCAGCCGGTTCATTCAAGTTGATAGCAGATGCTGCCATGCATGCACCTTTCCGCACTTGAAGATGGCAAGTTGTTGGTCTGGTGGTGGTGCTCGATCAACTCAACTCAACTCAACAAGCTAAGCTAGCTAGCAACGCCCACAACCACGTCTCCCTCCTTGTTGCATGCCTTCCTTTGGACGTCGTCGATCGCCTTGTTGCACGACACATCCGACCAACCGGCGACATTTTGTGATGCACAGACGAGACGGTTACCACTCTGGCGCGGCAACGTTTTGGAGCACAAGTTAACGACCAACCATTTGTATGTCCGTGGTGCCCTCAGGTCATCGTCATCTCTACCTTATAGCTTCGCTGTCATCGTAAGCCGCCGCATCACGAAATGCCGCTGGTTTCTCTCTTCATTTCCCTTGGATCTCTTCTTTAAAACACCCCACACACAACACCGATCAGCGATCGATGATTATGGATCTTCACGCACTCGTTGCTGGCTTTCATACTTTTTTGGTGTTGTGAGTGTCGGAGTTgtactaaaaaaataaaagtaacAAGTTATTATAGGCAAAGATGATGGATGTGATATAATAAGCATAAGGCCAGCTACctagtgtgtgtgtgcgtgtatgGTTGACTTTGATCGTTGCATCATAGAGTTAATTACCAGTAAAAAGTGCTTAATTATATCCACTGGTGTCGGCTTTacacctactccctccgttcttaaatatatgacaccaTTGATTTTTTTTCGGTTGACTATTCATCTTTTCaacaaatatttatgcaaatagcCAAATCTTTAAGTTAGATTCAGATTACTCTTGATaattgttagagtatatttgataatttagatattgtatccggactgccatacatatccggtggggttgccttgcaccccaagtcttgtactcttatatataccggtCGAGGCCTCAAGCTAATACAATCCATCCATCATACCAATTCTATCTCTTCTACATTATATCACGAGATTAGGGTTTGAGATCCTAGGCTATCTTCCGCtgccctaaccctagcgccgccggcgcccctcctgcctcctgcgcgccgccggccgtccccCACGGCTCCCATCCAGGGCGCCCCCTCGACGACCTCCTAGCGTGCCCCTGGGGAGGTCCCCCATgacctccgccgggggcagcgccctccatCGCGGCAGATCGAGTTAATCCGCCGCCATCCTCGTGTCTAGCAGCAGCAGATCGTGACGTACCACGTCACCGCCGCCATGAAAGCTGTCGTCGACGACCCCGATCTgcgctgccgtggtggcagccGCAGTCTCCTCCGGCATCCGTGCCCTACCCCgtgctgccgtggtggcagcagGGGCACGACACAGCGCGtcgacctcgtcgccggcggcatgcATGACGGCGCCGCCCCTTCACCGCGCGGGCTCCAGCAGCCGCAAGGAAGGGAGCCGCCCGGCTTCAACCGCCCCTCCGCGGCCCCTCCCGGCAGGGAGCCGCCCGGCGCAggacctccagcgccgccgcagggaGCCGGCCGCCCGCCTCCCTCATCGCCGTCCGCCGTGCCTCTCTCTCACTCTGTTTCTTCCGCTTCAGATGCGGTCGTTGACCGTGACgggagagaaggaaaaagaggaGATTGAGAGGATTGCGCTACGCGCACCCAGAGGTGCTACACGAGCTACTGCTGATTTGTTTTTTTGGTAATTCCTTTGTTTTTTACTCGAGCACTGCTCGAGATTGAGTCGCCCACCGCCCGTCGACCGCACGCCTCTACTTCGACATCAGCATCGACTTCACCGGCCTCTTCTTCGCCTTCGACTGTGCGGCATAGCGACATGGACGGTGCCCTAGGGGACGCCCATCTGTGCCGCCCACCTCGTCGCCTCGTCCGCACGTCGAtcttcgccggctcgtcgtaGCCTCCACCGATCGGGACGTCTCCACCAACTTCGCCCATCGTCGTCTCGCCTCGCGCATACTTGGTCTGATCAGCCGACATGCGCGATCCACCTGGCTCCCGTGACGTCCATCATCGTATTGCGCGCCTCTTCCCCGAGTATGGAGGGTGGTCGCTGCTTCGCCTCTTCGGGCAGCAGTGGTATAGTCTGTGGTGTTCCTCGTCGTTGCATCTTCACCACCGCCGACTACGTCCTCGACTTCGTCCACGCCGGCCACTTCGACCGCATCTTCGACATCGTCTACGACTACGTCAGTGCGCGCCTTGCGCGCACATGGTCTTCACCGAGCTGTTCTCGAGTTCTTCGTCGCCTTCtttgagctccgccgccgcgtcctccggaTCATCAGGCCTTGCGCCAGATCGTCCGGGGTTACCTCGTCGCTTCGTCCAGCACCACCTCGTCACCATCGTCGCCGTTCACTTCTACCCCTTCGTTTACTCCAGCAACTGCGGGCTACATCggcatcttcttcctcgccgttcttctgcgcctgcgaccgtcgtggaggccttctctgctggtcccTCAGACAACGGCGTCTTGGTGGTGCACTCTCCCTCGCACGTCCGGTCTTGGCAACACCAGTGCGTGCAATCGTCCCCGATGCATTCACGGGTCTGGCAAACCCGGGGATGTGTCgctcgatggcgtgtctgcgtcgactGCGGCATCCACTCTCTTCGACTGCCTCGACGCGTCGTCGTCTTCGTCTCCAGCGTCGTCTCCGTTACGCCTCCACCATGGCGCTTCCTAGTGCGCCCGCGGCTTCCTGTGCGGCTCCTTACCATCGGCGACCTCGACAGCTCACCATCGACCACGGCTACCCTACGCACAACTTCCTCGACCACGGCTACTTGCTCCAGTTCGGCTTCTtcgacatcggcacaaagggctaccatCCGCATGAGTTTCTCGCCGGTTCTCTCCAGTCGCAGCATCCGCATTGCGTCGACGCTATAACTACGGGGGGATGTCAGTCCGTCGGTTCCTACCTTCGGCTTCTCCTCCAGTCTCACCGTCTGCAgtgctcccgctgtgactgcggggggatgttagagtatatttggtaatttagatattgtatccggactgccatacatatccggtggggttgccttgcaccccaagtcttgtactcttatatataccggtCGAGGCCTCAAGCTAATACAATCCATCCATCATACCAATTCTATCCCTTCTACAATAATAGATGTAAAGGTACTCATTCCACTTCATTTAATTAATtgattaattaaataatgttggtcaaagttgaagaaaaaagtcaatagtatcatataaaaaagaacagagggagtactacCACACACTAATATGTTGCTTATTTTCGGTGGTCACTGCACCAGCAGTAGGCGGCAAAGTGGCAATGGCGTTGCCATCGTCACGCGTGCCTGGCGTGCTCGATCTGGGAAGGTCAACGAAGACTGCGCATCGATGATCGATCCGTGCAGTGCTGCGACGCAGCAATGCGTTAATTCAGAGAGATGGATTGTTCGCGCCCACATTGCAGGCGTTGAATGGCGAGCAAGGAGCTGCGGCGTCGTTGACACATACACATGGCAGTTTCTCCCTGCAGAAATGGGCATACAGGCATGTCTCTGGACAGCCAGTCAGAGCTGACTTTTTTTTAATAGCCTTTGAATGAATTGATGAGCAACGAGCCGGATCAAGCGGCGCACGCGTACGCAGGAGACTTTCAAACGGCCGGGGGCCGAAGACTCGCGCAGATCGGACGGCGCGCGCGCAGATGTGCAATGAGCATGGTAGTCAAATCTTTAATTTCGCCCTTCTTGTTTAATCTTGCGACCCCATGGAAGAATTGATGAACAAGCTAAGCTAGCTAGTTCCTCTTCCCTCCCTACAATCAAGTTCGACATACCTTTACTACACATCCAAAGCAAAGGGGAAAAAAATACTACATATCATATTCAGGTAAAATACAGGTGCTCTTAAAATTTTCCTTCTCATTCGCTATCGCACAAACTTCCTCTCCTCCACGCATCAGATGAAGCCAGGTATAGCATCCCGGCGGACCTAAAGTAGGTCGCGGATCTGGAGGTACAAAGCCTCCTAAGACAAATAAAAATATAGGATGGTGGAGGGACGAAGACGCGAGATATAAGCTTCTCAAAGATGGTGATCGGTGGTGACCTTAAAATGATCAAAGGAGTACAAATAAGAGTATAGGATGGTGGAAGGATGAGGATGCGACACATAAGCTTGTCAAAGGTGGTAGGAGGGGTTGAGCTCAAAATAGTCAATTGGACATAGATAGAGGATAGAACGGTGGAGGGATACGAATGCGAGACATTAATTTGTCAAAAGGTGGTGATCAGTCGTGAGCTTAAAATGGTTGATCGGATACAATACAAATAAAGAAGATCGAACGgtggaaggaagaggacgcgCCATGTAAGTTTGTTAAAGGTGATGATCAGTGATAAGCTCCAAATGCATGGCTGGTCGCGATCAGATAATAAGTTAGATGGGCACGCCGTTGCGCATGTGCTCGCTCTCGTGCCCACCAACAAACGAAGCCGGCAGTGCCGCTCTGGATCGGCGAAGCCTCCGGGAAGCCGGCGCGCGGGCGAGCAGGGCACGGCGCGGTCacctcacctgcggcggcgtacgcgcacggcggcgccctGCTGGCGCTGCACACACGTGCTACCGGGGAGGACACGGCCGTGTTGTCGGGACCGTTGTGTCAGACCACATCATCAGAGCGCAACCCTGCCAGCGCCAATCTGGCTTGGCGCTCCAGCTAGCCGGAACCACCAGTGGGTTGCGTCGTTGCTGAGCTGAGCTGCCGCCGGTGCTAGATGCCGCCAAGCCGCCGCTGCCTGCCCGTTTCGTTCAGAGCATGCACATATCTAAACACATCATTGCCACCGTCAAGTACGTACCACGAATAATATAAAACAtccatctcaaaaaaaaaatataaaacatcTTTCCATTTCACTGAGAAAAAAGCGTAAAAGATTAAGATGCAATAATCTTTTATGTTTAAAAAAAGATACTATATACATACGATCTTTGTGATTAGGACACCAGCTTTATGTGTAGTAATATTGAAAACAGCGTTGATGACAGACGAAGTAACAGCGTTGAAAACAGCTACGATAGATGTTGAAAGAAGCcctatacatatatgtataacTCTATATCGCCCAACCAAAAGAAGGCCTGCGAGAGCCTCTCCGCTGCTTACCAGTCCTGTTGTGCCACATATCGCTCAAAGTAAATAGTTATTGCACGGAGAGTCCCCAGGCGGCAGCCTCCGGCCACTCGCGTCCATCCTACGCCGCTGCACGCGGCAGAAGGGAGGCCCACACGTGAGACTTGTGTGTCGCCCATGTCCGCAGACCAAATCGATTGTGCCTGATTAGTCGCCCCACG is drawn from Panicum virgatum strain AP13 chromosome 1N, P.virgatum_v5, whole genome shotgun sequence and contains these coding sequences:
- the LOC120653300 gene encoding probable F-box protein At4g22030, whose amino-acid sequence is MEGLRLQSLGGAALLPAPRRGGDRLRARASVRGGVRQLAVSIDDLRLAQDAVVADGHAVNGRAQAGAAAAVVPQEDRAAGKLRAVADAAADRAEMHDIIGRQRDNWNHLLLHSTNSLTLAASAMAALAPAAPSAVALRASAGALFAAAAVTMAAANKIQPSQLAEEQRNATRLWRQLERDVRYRAAAAAVVTDADVQEAMDRVLALDAAYPLPLLPGMLEKFPKTLEPARWWPKRQVKIKPAAQPKAINGARRSATAGNGWTQDLEDEMRGIVRVLRAKDEHEYVTAGKLVLTLNRGLAVAGPALAGTAAVAAAFAGAGEAGSWGSGAAVLCGALAAAVNTVEHGVQLGMLFELCRNVAGFYRKVQEDIEACLDEADVDRRENGEVFETKVALLLGRSTSDLRQFREMASPSFKDEDIKDFAGKLF